In the Microcaecilia unicolor chromosome 10, aMicUni1.1, whole genome shotgun sequence genome, one interval contains:
- the P2RY1 gene encoding P2Y purinoceptor 1, which produces MTDVFLPDFLNATASTLSVGGFPVSNATKCSLTKTGFQFYYLPVVYIVVFITGFIGNSVAIWMFIFHMKPWSSISVYMFNLALADFLYVLSLPALIFYYFNKTDWIFGDAMCKLQRFIFHVNLYGSILFLTCISVHRYTGVVHPLKSLGRLKKKNSIYISALVWFVVIAGISPILFYSSTGIRKNKTVTCFDTSSDDNLKSYFIYSMCTTVCGFCIPFILILGCYGLIVKALIYKDMNNAPLRKKSIYLVIIVLTVFAVSYLPFHVMKNLNLRARLFFQSPEMCSFNDRVYATYQVTRGLASLNSCVDPILYFLAGDTFRRRLSRATRKASRRSEANVQSKSEEMTLNILTEYKQNGDTSL; this is translated from the coding sequence ATGACAGACGTCTTTTTACCCGATTTTCTGAATGCCACTGCGAGCACCCTCTCGGTCGGTGGCTTCCCCGTCAGCAATGCCACGAAATGCTCCCTGACCAAGACTGGCTTCCAGTTCTACTATCTCCCCGTCGTGTACATAGTCGTTTTCATCACAGGATTTATTGGCAACAGCGTGGCGATCTGGATGTTCATCTTCCACATGAAACCATGGAGCAGCATTTCAGTTTACATGTTCAACCTGGCGCTGGCCGACTTCCTGTACGTTCTGTCCCTCCCTGCCCTCATCTTTTACTATTTTAACAAAACAGACTGGATTTTTGGAGATGCCATGTGCAAACTGCAAAGGTTCATCTTCCACGTCAACCTGTACGGCAGCATTTTGTTCTTAACTTGCATCAGTGTTCACAGATACACAGGAGTGGTGCATCCTCTAAAATCCCTGGGGAGGTTGAAAAAAAAGAATTCCATTTACATCAGTGCGCTGGTCTGGTTCGTTGTCATTGCTGGGATCTCGCCAATACTGTTCTATTCTAGCACCGGGATACGAAAGAACAAAACCGTCACCTGCTTTGACACGTCCTCCGACGACAACCTGAAAAGTTACTTCATCTACAGCATGTGCACCACGGTCTGCGGTTTCTGCATCCCCTTTATATTAATTCTGGGCTGTTATGGATTAATTGTCAAGGCTTTGATTTACAAAGATATGAACAATGCCCCGTTACGGAAAAAATCCATCTACCTGGTTATCATTGTGCTGACGGTCTTTGCAGTGTCCTACCTTCCATTCCACGTGATGAAAAACCTGAATCTGAGAGCCAGGCTGTTTTTTCAGTCTCCGGAAATGTGTTCCTTCAATGACAGGGTTTATGCCACTTACCAAGTTACTAGAGGGCTGGCCAGTCTCAACAGCTGCGTGGATCCCATTCTCTATTTTCTGGCGGGAGATACCTTTCGGAGGAGACTTTCCAGGGCCACCAGAAAGGCTTCTAGGAGAAGCGAAGCCAACGTGCAGTCGAAAAGCGAAGAGATGACTCTGAACATTTTAACCGAGTACAAGCAGAATGGAGATACAAGTTTGTGA